The DNA sequence ATTGCTGTGTCAAAAGAAATTAAAAGTTATGTTAGTCAATATGTGAGCAATCCAGAGAAAATTAAAGTTATTCCTAATGGAGTTAATGCTCAAAGATTTTCTGATGATGTCATTAAAAATAGCCATAAAAAGTCTAATTATCCTTTTACTGTGGGTTTTGTGGGTTCTTTGAAGCCTTGGCATGGTTTACCAATATTAATCGACAGTTTTGCTCGTTTTAATCGAGATTATCCTGAAAGTCGTCTTTTAATTGTGGGAGATGGCACGGAAAAAGATTTTTTAGTGGAGAATGTTAAGCAACGTCAATTACAATCTGTGGTGCAATTCGTGGGGGCGGTATCTCCCGACATGATTCCTTATTGGTTAGGGAAAATGGATGTAGGTATTGCGCCTTATCCTTCTTTAGATAATTTTTATTTTTCTCCTCTCAAAGTTTATGAGTATATGGCGGCAGGTTTACCTGTCATTGCGAGTAATATTGGGCAAATTAAGGAATTGATAGAGGATGGGGTTGATGGTTTACTGTGTGAGGCTGGAGATAGTTTTGCTTTAACTAATGCTTTAATAACTTTAGCTCGATCGCATCTTCTTCGTGATAAACTAGGTACATCTGCTAGAGCAAAGATTTTAAGTCATTATACATGGGATAAAGTCGCCGATAAAATTTTAGCCTGTGTCGCAGAATCTAGTTTAAGGATAAAGGAGGGTAATTCATGACATCCGCAAAATCCTTAACAAAAACTCTGCCCATTCTCTCAGAATTATTAAGCTATTTTTCGCCCTATCTACATCAACAAAAGTGGTTAGTGATTATAACCTTTATCGCTATCGTGGCAGAAGTTGGGTTAAGAGTTTTAGAGCCTTTACCCTTAAAATTTATATTTGACTACGTTTTAGGAGATACTCCCACTCCCCTTATTCTGAATCAAATTTCACCTCTTTCTCTATTAACCTTAAGCAGTCTTTCTATTTTACTGATTACCTCTTTGAGAGCTTTTGCAGGGTACTGGAGTACTGTAGTTTCTGCGATGGTTAGTAGTAGGGTAATGACACAGGTAAGGGATGATTTGTATTGCCATCTACAACAACTTTCTCTCAATTATCACAACCAAGCCAAAAGTGGAGATTTAATCATCCGAGTTAGCAGTGATGCTAGTCGGTTACAAGAGATTTTATTAACAGCTACTTTACCCCTGATAATCAGTAGTTTAACCTTAGTGGCAACCGTTGGGGCAATGTTGTGGATTGATGTTAAGTTGACTTTACTGTCTTTATTGACAGTACCTTTGTTCGTATTAGCTGGAAATCTTCTTAGTTCTAAGATACAAGAATCTTCTCTTAATCAACGAAAAAAAGAGGGGTTAGTTGCTTCAACGGCGGCGGAGTCGATGATGGCAATTAAACTGATTCAATCCCTATCCTTGGAAAATGCCTTTGCTCAAATATTTTTTCATCAAAATCAGGCTAGTTTAACAAAAAAAGTTGAAACTCAACGTTTATCCGCTTCTTTAGAAAGGATTGTCGATATGATAATTGCTTTGGGTATTGCTTTGGTTTTATGGTATGGTTCTTATTTAGTATTGCAAGATAATTTGACGGCAGGAGATGTAATTGTTTTTTTTACCTATCTCA is a window from the Cyanobacterium sp. Dongsha4 genome containing:
- a CDS encoding glycosyltransferase family 4 protein — its product is MKVAYVCADVGIPVFGQKGCAIHVQEIIRSLLAKNIEVSLFTPRLGEKIPHDFEKVNIYPLPPIPKVEKGEREKMALSINSDLDSLLTLTQPFDFIYERYSLWSYAGIEFAQQRHIPSILEVNAPLIIEQDQHRGLVHRQKAEKIAQRVFELATIIIAVSKEIKSYVSQYVSNPEKIKVIPNGVNAQRFSDDVIKNSHKKSNYPFTVGFVGSLKPWHGLPILIDSFARFNRDYPESRLLIVGDGTEKDFLVENVKQRQLQSVVQFVGAVSPDMIPYWLGKMDVGIAPYPSLDNFYFSPLKVYEYMAAGLPVIASNIGQIKELIEDGVDGLLCEAGDSFALTNALITLARSHLLRDKLGTSARAKILSHYTWDKVADKILACVAESSLRIKEGNS
- a CDS encoding ABC transporter ATP-binding protein → MTSAKSLTKTLPILSELLSYFSPYLHQQKWLVIITFIAIVAEVGLRVLEPLPLKFIFDYVLGDTPTPLILNQISPLSLLTLSSLSILLITSLRAFAGYWSTVVSAMVSSRVMTQVRDDLYCHLQQLSLNYHNQAKSGDLIIRVSSDASRLQEILLTATLPLIISSLTLVATVGAMLWIDVKLTLLSLLTVPLFVLAGNLLSSKIQESSLNQRKKEGLVASTAAESMMAIKLIQSLSLENAFAQIFFHQNQASLTKKVETQRLSASLERIVDMIIALGIALVLWYGSYLVLQDNLTAGDVIVFFTYLKNAFKPIQNFAKYTGRLAKASASGERILNIFKETPEIRDLPHTINASPLQREITFKNLSFTYPSGKQTLNNINLTIKAEQFVMITGISGGGKSTLMSLLLRLYEPTSGAILVDGKDIRNYTLKSWRSQISVVLQESLLFGATIRENIAYGVKNVTDEEIVEATKLANIHDFISNLPQGYDTMIGERGTTLSGGQRQRIAIARAAIRQTPILILDEPTTGLDRQNEEIVMESLQKLAQNRTTFLITHDLSLAEKADLILYLNNGKVETLSNCEHLNKLVKL